The Phoenix dactylifera cultivar Barhee BC4 chromosome 9, palm_55x_up_171113_PBpolish2nd_filt_p, whole genome shotgun sequence genome window below encodes:
- the LOC103704548 gene encoding LEAF RUST 10 DISEASE-RESISTANCE LOCUS RECEPTOR-LIKE PROTEIN KINASE-like 2.4 — MALSFSCLIVPFFIFFVFPNLSCPCPPQNPPCGSSPPIEVSFPFYTDSTPPICGGLHRISCEDSTPFVQFYGHEPSYVVKHINYTDQSIIIEDPGFRNHLSIPDCIFLYKFDPPIPLVQTPQSPLLPQSVRQNQTLFNCKPNGYDICTDIFHDLYNRSLCKGCQLYFSNRSEDGGMGPDECWGDGPSPSFGWKLVFEYGRLWLQSASAYSNLLHNDLDSGCFKHNYTGNSMCPGDDECQGKSHTKRKILAGSILAMIAAGLLFSCCFFLFSQHRHRNLLKSIIFWRSKSNNAQNIEAVLENFGSLAPKRYKYADLKKITNSFCDKLGEGGYGIVYKGSLQDGRLVAVKFLRNCRGDGEEFLNEVASIGRTSHVNIVSLIGFCFEGSKRALIYDYMPNGSLEKYIYSENPKTTLGWEKLYEIAIGIARGLEYLHRGCNTRIVHFDIKPHNILLDQEFCPKIADFGLAKLCPPKDSILSVTGARGTIGFIAPEVFSRSFGVVSTKSDVYSYGMMVLEMVGGRKNVKASVENTSEIYFPHWIYDHLDQVRDLQVVEMTTESEELAKKMILVGLWCTQMMPGNRPSMSRVVDMLGGSISDLQMPPKPYLCSPLHSFRASFNPMG; from the exons ATGGCTCTTTCCTTTTCCTGCCTTATCGtccccttcttcatcttcttcgttTTCCCCAATCTTTCTTGCCCATGCCCCCCGCAGAATCCACCATGCGGTAGTTCTCCTCCTATTGAAGTAAGTTTTCCTTTCTACACAGACAGCACTCCTCCTATATGCGGGGGGCTTCATAGGATCTCCTGCGAGGACTCCACACCGTTCGTCCAATTTTATGGGCATGAGCCCTCGTATGTCGTGAAGCATATCAACTACACTGATCAGTCAATCATAATTGAAGACCCAGGGTTCCGCAATCACTTGTCGATACCAGATTGCATTTTCCTTTATAAATTTGATCCTCCTATTCCCCTAGTCCAGACTCCACAGTCTCCACTCCTTCCCCAGTCTGTAAGACAGAACCAGACCCTCTTCAACTGCAAGCCGAATGGTTATGATATTTGTACCGACATCTTCCACGACCTCTATAATCGTAGTCTTTGCAAAGGATGCCAGCTCTATTTTTCTAACAGATCAGAGGATGGAGGAATGGGTCCGGATGAGTGTTGGGGCGACGGTCCAAGCCCATCGTTTGGATGGAAGTTAGTATTCGAGTATGGACGCCTTTGGCTACAGTCTGCCAGTGCCTACTCGAATCTATTGCACAATGACTTGGATTCGGGTTGCTTCAAGCATAATTACACAGGAAATTCCATGTGTCCTGGCGACGACGAATGCCAAG GAAAAAGCCACACGAAGAGGAAGATTTTAGCAG GTTCAATCTTGGCAATGATCGCAGCAGGTCTCCTTTTCTCTTgctgttttttccttttctcccaACACCGACACAGAAATCTTCTCAAGTCGATCATCTTTTGGAGGAGTAAATCAAACAATGCACAAAATATTGAAGCAGTTTTAGAAAATTTCGGTTCCCTTGCCCCGAAAAGATACAAGTATGCAGATCTGAAGAAGATAACGAACTCTTTCTGCGACAAACTTGGCGAAGGAGGCTATGGCATTGTGTACAAAGGTAGCCTGCAAGATGGTCGTTTGGTGGCTGTGAAGTTCTTAAGAAACTGCAGAGGCGATGGAGAGGAATTTTTGAATGAAGTTGCCAGCATTGGTAGGACCTCCCATGTTAACATTGTAAGTCTAATTGGCTTTTGCTTCGAGGGGTCTAAAAGGGCTCTCATTTATGACTATATGCCCAATGGATCACTGGAGAAGTACATCTATTCAGAGAACCCGAAAACTACTCTTGGCTGGGAAAAGTTGTACGAAATAGCAATTGGCATTGCCCGAGGGCTAGAATATTTACATCGCGGGTGCAACACACGCATAGTACACTTCGACATCAAACCCCACAATATCCTTCTAGATCAAGAATTTTGTCCTAAAATTGCAGATTTTGGGTTAGCTAAATTATGCCCTCCGAAGGACAGTATCCTTTCAGTGACAGGTGCTAGAGGAACCATAGGGTTTATCGCCCCAGAAGTCTTCTCTAGGAGCTTTGGAGTTGTTTCTACTAAGTCAGATGTCTATAGCTATGGAATGATGGTTTTAGAAATGGTTGGAGGAAGAAAGAATGTAAAAGCAAGTGTAGAGAATACTAGTGAAATTTATTTTCCACATTGGATTTATGATCATTTGGACCAAGTTAGAGATTTGCAGGTTGTTGAAATGACAACAGAATCGGAAGAATTGGCGAAAAAGATGATCTTAGTTGGTTTGTGGTGCACGCAGATGATGCCCGGGAATCGACCTTCAATGAGCAGGGTAGTTGATATGTTGGGAGGAAGCATCAGTGACTTGCAAATGCCTCCAAAGCCGTATCTATGTTCTCCTTTGCATTCATTCAGAGCTTCATTTAATCCTATGGGTTAA